A genomic window from Silene latifolia isolate original U9 population chromosome Y, ASM4854445v1, whole genome shotgun sequence includes:
- the LOC141629747 gene encoding uncharacterized protein LOC141629747, with protein MVEKLKLPTTPHPKPYALHWLDDGNKVKITKQVKVALTMGSYNDDILCDVVPMDACHVLLGQPWQYDRDVVHRDRSNEYELVSKGKRIIFKPMAPSEVRSMSAKRGKATSMTMLASEKEVDEAIVHGNQVYLMVVNEAPSDGDKDERLTSLLEEFKDVFPDELPACLPPIRGIEHQIDLLPGAPLPNKAAYRCNPMETKELQRQIEELMERGYVRESISPCAVPTLLVPK; from the coding sequence ATGGTGGAGAAATTAAAGCTACCCACGACGCCTCACCCAAAGCCGTATGCCCTGCATTGGCTTGATGACGGGAACAAGGTAAAAATCACCAAACAAGTGAAGGTGGCACTAACCATGGGATCTTACAACGACGACATCCTATGCGATGTTGTACCAATGGATGCATGTCATGTCCTATTAGGACAGCCTTGGCAGTATGACCGGGATGTGGTGCATCGCGATCGAAGCAACGAATACGAGTTGGTGAGTAAGGGTAAAAGGATTATCTTTAAACCAATGGCGCCTAGTGAAGTGCGTTCCATGAGTGCCAAACGTGGAAAGGCCACTAGCATGACCATGCTTGCTAGTGAGAAAGAAGTGGACGAGGCCATTGTCCATGGCAACCAAGTTTACCTGATGGTGGTCAATGAGGCTCCTAGCGATGGAGACAAGGATGAACGATTAACCTCGCTCTTGGAGGAGTTCAAGGATGTCTTCCCCGATGAACTACCCGCATGTTTACCACCTATTCGTGGGATCGAACACCAGATCGATCTCCTACCCGGAGCTCCCTTGCCAAACAAGGCCGCCTATCGGTGCAATCCAATGGAAACCAAGGAATTACAGCGACAAATCGAGGAGTTAATGGAACGAGGCTATGTGCGCGAGAGCATAAGTCCATGTG